The sequence below is a genomic window from Polynucleobacter sp. MWH-UH19D.
CGTTAGCTACGCCGTTGAATCTGCTCGTGTTGAGCAACGTACCGACCTCGATCGTCTCGTGATGACTATTGAAACTAATGGTGTGTTGTCTCCTGAAGAGGCGATTCGTCAAGCTGCTAGCATCTTGGTTGACCAATTGGTTGTATTCGCGGCTCTTGAAAGCAGCGAAGTTTCTGGCGATCTCGCACCAAGCCGCTCTTCAATGGTTGATCCAATGTTGATGCGTCCTGTAGATGATCTTGAGCTCACAGTTCGCTCTGCAAACTGCTTGAAAGCTGAGAATATTTACTACATTGGTGATTTGATCCAACGTACAGAGAATGAATTGTTGAAGACGCCTAATTTAGGCCGTAAGTCCTTGAATGAAATCAAAGACGTATTGGCTGCTCGTGGCTTAAGTCTTGGCATGAAACTCGAAAGCTGGCCTCCAGCCAACCTCGAGAAATAATTAGAAAGGAAGCATCATGCGTCACGGAAACGGCTTACGCAAACTAAACAGAACATCTTCACATCGCTTGGCGATGCTACGTAATATGTCCAATTCTCTTTTGGAGCATGAAGTGATTAAAACCACTTTGCCAAAAGCAAAAGAATTGCGCATGGTTGTGGAGCCTTTGATTACCTTGGGTAAAAAAGACAACTTAGCAAACCGCCGCCTAGCATTTAATCGCACACGTGATCGCGATATCGTGACTAAGCTCTTCACAGAGCTTGGCCCACGCTACGCAACACGTCCAGGTGGTTATTTGCGTATTTTGAAGTTTGGCTTCCGTCATGGCGACAATGCTCCAATGGCATTGGTTGAGTTGGTTGATCGCCCAGAAGTTGAAGAAGCACCTGCTGTAGCTGAAGAGGCATAAGTCTCGCAGCAAATAAGAAAGCCAGGCTTCGGTCTGGCTTTTTTCATTGATAGGTTTATAAATACGATATGTCTCAAAACCTTTCCGAGAAACCCCTGGCCAAGTCCAGCCAGCTATTAGTAGTGATCACCACCCTCCCGAATCTGGAGGTGGCTCAAAGCCTCGCACGCTCGCTTATAGAAGAAAAGATGGCAGCTTGTGTCCAGCTTACTAATGGCATTCAATCAATTTATCGTTGGGAGGGTAAGGTTTGCGAGGAATCAGAAGTGTTGCTTACGGCAAAAACAACTGAAAATCAATGGTTAGCCATTTCTAGTTTTATTCAAAAAAATCATCCCTATGATTTGCCTGAGATTTTGGCCTTTACTCCAGAACAATATTCGGAGCAATATGGCGCATGGGTCAGTTCAGAGGTAAATTCTTAGGTATGAAGTTGCATTCATTCATTGCAAGAGTTCTCACACTCTTCATTCTCGTATCCACTCAGCTATTTGCAGCCCCGGATTTTCTGCCTCCTGAAAAAGCGTTTCGGGTTGAGGCAACTTGGTTAGAAAATTCCAATCAAATCGAAATCGAATTTTTGCCTGCCAAAGGTTATTACATCTATCAAGAGTCCCTCAAATTTCAGATGGGACAAGAGACGGCAAAGTTAAACAACATCAGACCTTCATTACCAGCTGGGATTGAGAAGTTTGATGAAACATTTCAGAAAAAGCTACAGGTCTACAAGGAGCCATTTCTCGTTTTTCTAGATGGAAAAGTAAATGCAAGCAAGCCCATTCATTTGGAAGTGATCTTGCAAGGGTGTGCTGAAGCTGGCATTTGTTATCCGCCGATGACCCTAAGATTTTTGCTCTCGGGTCCCGGCGTTAAGGTGGCTCCAATCCCTGAGGTAATTGACTCGCAAGCACAGGGGCAAGTTTCTCCATCTTCAGAATTTACTTTGAGTGATTTATGGCGAGAGCGTGATGATGTCAATGCGATTGGCCGCTTTCTAGAAAATGCTTCAACCCATTATTTATTTTTAGCCTTCTTTGTTTTAGGTCTTGCCTTGGCATTTACACCTTGTGTATTGCCAATGCTGCCGATTCTATCGAGTGTAATTTTTGGGGTGCAAGATGGTAAGGCAATATCCAAGGGGCGTGCTAGTGTTTTAGCTCTTGCCTATGTCTTAGGTATGGCCTTGATTTATGCGTTGGCGGGAGTGCTAATGGCTGCTCTTGGCGGAAGCGTCCAGCGTGTTCTGCAAAGCCCCATTGCTTTAGTCGCCTTTGCTGTCCTGCTTTTGGCCTTATCTGGCAGCCTATTTGGCCTTTATGAACTGCGTCTGCCCCAAGCCTGGCATCAGCACATTGATCGTCTGGCAGGACGTCAAAAGGGAGGTAGCGTCTTTGGCGCCTTTGCCTTGGGGGGGATTTCTACCTTAGTTGCCAGCCCTTGCATTACAGCCCCTTTAGCGGGTGTTTTAGCTTTTATTGCTCAGAATGGTTCAATGAGTTTGGGTGCGGGTTTGCTCTTTGTGATGGCTCTCGGTATGGGCTTGCCATTATTTTTCATTGCGATTGAAGCGCGCATTTTGATTCCTTCAACTGGTATTTGGATGGTGTGGTTACAGCGCACCCTAGGCGTCTTATTGGTAGCAACAGCAGCTTGGATTGCATCACCTCTTTTTGAAAAAAATCAAAGTAATGAGTTAGTTCAAACGAATAACGGACAAAGTATTCGCCGAGTGGGAGATTTGTCTTTTGTTGTAGTGCATTCACTAGCAGAGCTTGATGCGCAATTGGTATTAGCAAAACAAGAACAGAAATTACTACTACTCGATTTTTATGCTGACTGGTGTATTAGTTGTAAAGAAATGGAAGTGAATACATTTGCCAATTCCGAAGTTAGCAAGCAGTTAAAGAAGTTAGTTTTAGTGCAGGCTGATGTGACTGCCAATAGTCCTGAGAACCAGGCATTGCTTAAGAAATTTGGCTTATATGGTCCTCCAGGAATTTTGTTTTTTAGTCAAAATTCTGAAGAGAAAAAAAACCAAAGGGTCATTGGCTATATGTCGCCAGAGCGTTTTATAGAGCGCTTACAGCAAGTGATGAAAACGCAGTAAGTAGCTAGCGAATAACAAATAACAGCAAATAAATAAAAGTTATTTGCTGTTTGCTTTAACCAAACGTGCTGCTTCTAATGCGAAGTAAGTTAGTACACCATCAGCCCCAGCGCGTTTGAATGCGAGTAGTGATTCCATCATGACGGCATCATGATCAAGCCAACCATTTTGAGCTGCTGCTTTAATCATGGCGTATTCTCCGCTGACTTGGTATGCATAGGTCGGGTAATCAAATGCTTCGCGCACTCGGCGCACGATATCCAAATAAGGCATGCCAGGCTTGACCATTACCATATCGGCGCCCTCATTAATATCAAGCGCAACCTCCCGCAAAGCCTCATCACCATTGGCGCAGTCCATTTGGTAGGTTTTCTTATCCGCCTTACCGAGGTTTTTTGCTGAACCGACTGCGTCTCTAAATGGGCCGTAGAAAGCAGATGCGTATTTGGCTGAATAAGCCATGATGCGCGTGTGAATCAAGCCCTGCTCTTCAAGCGCCTCACGAATTTTTCCGATACGGCCATCCATCATGTCGGAAGGAGCAACGATATCTACACCTGCTTGTGCTTGAGTAACAGCTTGTTTTACTAGAATGGCGGTAGTCTCATCATTCAGAATGCGACCTTGTTCATCCAGAATGCCATCTTGACCGTGACTTGTATAAGGATCAAGCGCAACATCCGTCATGATTCCTAAATTAGGAAAATGTTTTTTAAGTTCACGAACCGCATTCGGAATCAGGCCATTGGGGTTGAATGCTTCTTTACCATCAGGCGTTTTTAATGAGGCGTCTATTACGGGGAAGAGGGCGAGCACTGGAATGCTTAAATCAACACATTCTTGAGCAATTGGCATCAGCAGGTCTAATGAAAGACGATTTACTCCTGGCATAGAGGCGACAGCCTCAGATTTGCCTGAGCCCTCCAACAAGAAGACTGGGTAAATCAAATCACTTGCAGAAACACTATTCTCTTGCATGAGTCTGCGAGACCAATCATCACGACGCATGCGTCGAGGGCGATGATTAGGAAAATGGAGCAAAGCCTTAAGCTGGGATTTGATCTTCATGAGTTTGTGGTTCAAATAGCCATTGAATAATGAGATTATCTGCCTCTTCTAGGCCGATACGCTTGGTGCTTGAAAATAATTGTGCCGTAAGCTGATTGGATTCTCCGGTGCCATTGGGTAGCGCCGGATCGTATTGTTGAAGCTGTTTTTGGACCGCTTCGAGGGCATGCTTACATTCGCTTTTATTGAGTTTGTCGCATTTACTCAGTAGAACATGAATGGGTTTTCCGGTTGGGACAAACCATTGAATCATTTGTTCGTCTAAATCGGTGAGCCCTCGTCTAGAGTCCACGATGAGAATCATGCCAACCAATTGCTCTCGCTCTTGGAGATAGTCGCTGAGTAGGGTATTCCAGTGGTATTTGGTTTCGTGATTGACGGCTGCATAGCCATACCCTGGTAAATCGACTAAATAGGCTAAAAGCTCGTCTTTTGAGAAAAGACCAAAATAATTGATGTGCTGGGTGCGCCCGGGGGTTTTACTGGCAAAAGCAAGCCTTTTTTGGTTGCAAAGGACGTTAATTGCGCTTGATTTGCCCGCATTTGAGCGGCCGGCAAACGCCACCTCCCTCAGGGGGGCGGCAGGGAGGCAATGGGTGTCATTGACTGTGGTGGCAAATCGGGCTTGAAAGAGTTTAGACATGTCTAGAAGCTATTGTAAAATCACGCAAAATCATGAAATATCTCATGGTGTTGGGTAAAAGTTGTAAAAGTAGGGCCCAAACACTTTTAGGAATTTTTGCCAAGGTAAACATAATGCGTCAAACCTCCCAAATCTCCAAATCCACTAGCTTGCGCGCTGGTTTTATTGCCCTCTCTATTTTCGCCTTGATTGGTGTTTCTGGGGTGGCCATTGCAAATGATGCCGCTCCTGCCGTACCAGGCAAGCCTAAGGTCGATCCTGCAGCAGGTGAGGCACTGTATTCCAACGGAGACGCAAGTCGCGGTGTAACGGCTTGCTTAACTTGCCATGGTCCAAAAGGTCAGAGCGCAACTGCTACTTGGCCTAAGTTGTCTGCTCAGCATGCAGCATACACAACTAAGCAATTGAAAAACTTTAAAGATGGTAGCCGTGCTAATCCAGTAATGATGGGTATGGCCGCTACTTTGACAGAGCAAGACATGCAAAATATCTCTGCGTTCTTGGTTAAGCAGCCTGTATCGCAGGGTGTTGCTCAAAATAAAAACACCATTGAATTAGGTCAAAGCATTTACCGTGGTGGTATTGCTGCAAAAGGTGTTCCTGCATGCGCAGCTTGCCACAGTCCTAATGGTGCTGGCATTCCTGCTCAATACCCACGCTTGGGTGGTCAGTGGGCTGATTACACGAACGCACAGTTACTCGCGTTCCGCGATGGTGTTCGTAAAAACAGCAGTCAAATGACGACGATCGCTTCTAAGCTCTCTGATCAAGAAATGAAAGCAGTGTCTGATTACATCGCAGGCTTGCATTAAAACGTAGTCTTAAAAACAAAACCCCGCTGATCTAGCGGGGTTTTTTATTTACTCATTTTTAGTTCATTTCTGAATCTAAGAGCCTAAATATTATTTAGGCAAGATACTTTCAGTTGCAAAGAGATCTTGTGTATTTTCACGAGCACGAATGACATAAGCATTTTTGCCGTCCACCATGATTTCGGCAGGCTTGGGGCGCGTGTTGTAATTTGAAGCCATGACAAATCCATAAGCTCCTGCAGAGAGAATTGCTAATAGATCACCTTCATCGACTGCAAGCAAACGATCTCTTCCAAGCCAATCACCAGATTCGCAAACGGGGCCGACGATATCGTAGGTAAGGCTCTTGGTTTGTTTTGCTTGAACTGGAACAATGCCATGATGCGCTTCATATAGAGCAGGCCGCATCAACTCAGTCATGGCTGCATCTACGATGCAGAAGTTTTTTTCTGCCCCTGGCTTGAGGTATTCCACGGTTGTTAGCAAAACGCCAGCGTTGCCTACAAGGGATCTGCCAGGCTCTAGAACAACATCAAGATGGCCAAAGCCACGCTCGGCTACGCGGTTCAAGAGGGTGTTGGTGAAGTCGGTGATGTCAGGCGGGGTTTCATCGCTGTAAGCGATTCCAAGGCCACCACCTAAATCTAGGTGATGAATCACAATCCCTTCTTTTTTCAGTTGCTCAACTAGATCCAGCACTTTATCCAGTGCATCTAAATAAGGCGCAGTCGTAGTAATTTGTGAGCCAATATGACAGTCAATCCCTACCACATCAATTTGTGAAAGTAGTGATGCCTCACGATAGGTTTTCAATACCTCGTGATATGCGATGCCAAATTTATTTCCTTTTAAGCCTGTAGAAATGTAAGGGTGCGTTTGTGCATCTACATCAGGATTCACTCGTAACGAAATTGGCGCGCATAGTCCAAGTTCGGTAGCAACGCGATTAATTTTGTGTAGTTCTGCAATGGATTCGACATTGATGCATTTGACGCCTGCTTTGAGGGCGGCAGCAATTTCAGTTGCTGATTTGCCGACGCCTGCAAATACGAGACTTTTAGGGTCTGCGCCAATTGCTAGTGCACGTGCCAGCTCCCCGCCACTTACTAAATCAAAACCGGCTCCTAGTTCTTTAAAGCAATTGATCACCGCTAAATTGCTGTTGGCTTTCATGGCGTAATGAACGCGAGCACGAC
It includes:
- the dsbD gene encoding protein-disulfide reductase DsbD, with the protein product MKLHSFIARVLTLFILVSTQLFAAPDFLPPEKAFRVEATWLENSNQIEIEFLPAKGYYIYQESLKFQMGQETAKLNNIRPSLPAGIEKFDETFQKKLQVYKEPFLVFLDGKVNASKPIHLEVILQGCAEAGICYPPMTLRFLLSGPGVKVAPIPEVIDSQAQGQVSPSSEFTLSDLWRERDDVNAIGRFLENASTHYLFLAFFVLGLALAFTPCVLPMLPILSSVIFGVQDGKAISKGRASVLALAYVLGMALIYALAGVLMAALGGSVQRVLQSPIALVAFAVLLLALSGSLFGLYELRLPQAWHQHIDRLAGRQKGGSVFGAFALGGISTLVASPCITAPLAGVLAFIAQNGSMSLGAGLLFVMALGMGLPLFFIAIEARILIPSTGIWMVWLQRTLGVLLVATAAWIASPLFEKNQSNELVQTNNGQSIRRVGDLSFVVVHSLAELDAQLVLAKQEQKLLLLDFYADWCISCKEMEVNTFANSEVSKQLKKLVLVQADVTANSPENQALLKKFGLYGPPGILFFSQNSEEKKNQRVIGYMSPERFIERLQQVMKTQ
- a CDS encoding c-type cytochrome, producing the protein MRQTSQISKSTSLRAGFIALSIFALIGVSGVAIANDAAPAVPGKPKVDPAAGEALYSNGDASRGVTACLTCHGPKGQSATATWPKLSAQHAAYTTKQLKNFKDGSRANPVMMGMAATLTEQDMQNISAFLVKQPVSQGVAQNKNTIELGQSIYRGGIAAKGVPACAACHSPNGAGIPAQYPRLGGQWADYTNAQLLAFRDGVRKNSSQMTTIASKLSDQEMKAVSDYIAGLH
- the lysA gene encoding diaminopimelate decarboxylase codes for the protein MTSNTLPLPRLSGFTERNGAWFAEDIALADLAKEFGTPLYVYSKKALTEAYQAYDKACIDSNGKRRARVHYAMKANSNLAVINCFKELGAGFDLVSGGELARALAIGADPKSLVFAGVGKSATEIAAALKAGVKCINVESIAELHKINRVATELGLCAPISLRVNPDVDAQTHPYISTGLKGNKFGIAYHEVLKTYREASLLSQIDVVGIDCHIGSQITTTAPYLDALDKVLDLVEQLKKEGIVIHHLDLGGGLGIAYSDETPPDITDFTNTLLNRVAERGFGHLDVVLEPGRSLVGNAGVLLTTVEYLKPGAEKNFCIVDAAMTELMRPALYEAHHGIVPVQAKQTKSLTYDIVGPVCESGDWLGRDRLLAVDEGDLLAILSAGAYGFVMASNYNTRPKPAEIMVDGKNAYVIRARENTQDLFATESILPK
- the rplQ gene encoding 50S ribosomal protein L17, with translation MRHGNGLRKLNRTSSHRLAMLRNMSNSLLEHEVIKTTLPKAKELRMVVEPLITLGKKDNLANRRLAFNRTRDRDIVTKLFTELGPRYATRPGGYLRILKFGFRHGDNAPMALVELVDRPEVEEAPAVAEEA
- the cutA gene encoding divalent-cation tolerance protein CutA yields the protein MSQNLSEKPLAKSSQLLVVITTLPNLEVAQSLARSLIEEKMAACVQLTNGIQSIYRWEGKVCEESEVLLTAKTTENQWLAISSFIQKNHPYDLPEILAFTPEQYSEQYGAWVSSEVNS
- the yihA gene encoding ribosome biogenesis GTP-binding protein YihA/YsxC, translating into MSKLFQARFATTVNDTHCLPAAPLREVAFAGRSNAGKSSAINVLCNQKRLAFASKTPGRTQHINYFGLFSKDELLAYLVDLPGYGYAAVNHETKYHWNTLLSDYLQEREQLVGMILIVDSRRGLTDLDEQMIQWFVPTGKPIHVLLSKCDKLNKSECKHALEAVQKQLQQYDPALPNGTGESNQLTAQLFSSTKRIGLEEADNLIIQWLFEPQTHEDQIPA
- the hemB gene encoding porphobilinogen synthase, whose translation is MKIKSQLKALLHFPNHRPRRMRRDDWSRRLMQENSVSASDLIYPVFLLEGSGKSEAVASMPGVNRLSLDLLMPIAQECVDLSIPVLALFPVIDASLKTPDGKEAFNPNGLIPNAVRELKKHFPNLGIMTDVALDPYTSHGQDGILDEQGRILNDETTAILVKQAVTQAQAGVDIVAPSDMMDGRIGKIREALEEQGLIHTRIMAYSAKYASAFYGPFRDAVGSAKNLGKADKKTYQMDCANGDEALREVALDINEGADMVMVKPGMPYLDIVRRVREAFDYPTYAYQVSGEYAMIKAAAQNGWLDHDAVMMESLLAFKRAGADGVLTYFALEAARLVKANSK